The proteins below come from a single Tachypleus tridentatus isolate NWPU-2018 chromosome 13, ASM421037v1, whole genome shotgun sequence genomic window:
- the LOC143237363 gene encoding uncharacterized protein LOC143237363 encodes MILSTKIKMMIDLSRVVPRVLMAVLVGIAFILLVQFELRHRKNKKDEEVSDDSIFTVLSHKLESVFKLDGEVNSTIGRKKRSVFTNSEIFFEKSDIPDVRNLELSSPDNINSSDKGLTNIMLNESYVQSEKVPDKIRTIFIRKKYLSMNDTGVNETQSLNSFSLRECFNSWGVVILISLTSIISFLLGSFCCLGKQLLWSRKHFSPNKWWMSRNEELWNFTSLVRQKSKSLISESQSTVTDDSVVPLLPSDASNCTSEPTQKPSLFNTETLSVIITCPQSTVSSPFSTASSYIKSPIPIHNLLFSKFPMLNNESYFVKPSGQIISTPVMKSSSLTVASEFVRSSE; translated from the exons ATGATTCTTTccacaaaaattaaaatgatgaTTGACCTGAGTCGGGTGGTTCCACGAGTACTTATGGCTGTCTTAGTGGGAATAGCATTTATTTTGCTGGTACAATTTGAGCTTCGTCACAGGAAGaataaaaaag ATGAAGAAGTTTCAGATGATAGCATATTCACCGTCTTAAGCCACAAACTGGAGTCTGTATTTAAACTAGATGGTGAAGTTAACAGTACGATTGGTAGAAAAAAACGTTCAGTTTTCACTAATTCCGAAATATTTTTCGAGAAGTCAGATATTCCTGACGTAAGAAATTTGGAATTGTCAAGTCCTGATAATATTAATTCCAGCGATAAAGGTTTGACGAATATAATGTTGAATGAAAGTTATGTTCAGTCAGAAAAAGTGCCAGACAAAATCAGGACTATTTTTATTCGAAAAAAGTATTTGTCTATGAATGACACTGGTGTGAACGAAACACAGAGTCTCAACTCATTCTCACTTCGAGAATGTTTTAATAGTTGGGGTGTTGTTATCTTAATAAGCTTAACAAGCATTATTTCATTTCTCTTGGGCTCTTTCTGTTGCTTAGGAAAACAACTCTTGTGGAGTAGGAAGCATTTTTCTCCAAACAAGTGGTGGATGTCGAGGAATGAAGAACTCTGGAATTTTACCAGCTTAGTTAGACAGAAAAGTAAGTCTTTAATCTCAGAATCCCAGTCAACAGTTACAGACGATTCAGTGGTACCTTTACTGCCCAGTGATGCTTCCAACTGTACATCAGAGCCAACACAAAAACCATCTCTGTTTAACACAGAAACTTTATCAGTGATCATCACTTGTCCTCAGAGTACAGTTTCTTCACCGTTTAGCACTGCTTCTTCTTATATTAAATCGCCTATACCAATCcataatttattgttttccaAGTTTCCAATGTTGAATAATGAGTCATATTTTGTGAAGCCATCAGGACAAATCATTAGTACACCAGTGATGAAGTCATCGTCCTTGACCGTTGCTTCAGAGTTCGTCAGATCATCAGAATGA
- the LOC143238320 gene encoding mitochondrial coenzyme A diphosphatase NUDT8 isoform X2, with protein sequence MNMCILNSVGMVYSHILRKGVHNNTRNIQFFLNYSRDIHPEIFSDERKTEFLHRLSKSPVIWGGKPSAVKNAAILVPLCTSNSIPSVLFTLRSPNIRRHRGQVSFPGGMTDKTDKDFIHTAIRETKEEIGIAPSKITVWGEMKPLPTRDEGALVVPVVAHIGEINPRDLKINPQEVELIFTRTIQSLCDPKNWRVTQMRFKYGYTVPVFLGGEHRIWGLTAVCLHTLLLSLVPEVYNFNLHHHGMLKV encoded by the exons atg aaTATGTGTATTCTTAATTCAGTAGGAATGGTGTACTCCCATATATTGAGGAAAGGTGTGCATAATAATACAAGGAATATTCAATTTTTCCTTAATTACTCCAGAGACATACATCCTGAAATATTTTCAGATGAAAGGAAAACTGAATTTTTACACAGATTATCCAAATCTCCAGTAATATGGGGAGGTAAACCTTCAGCAGTCAAAAATGCAGCCATACTTGTGCCTTTATGCACCTCAAATAGCATTCCCTCAGTCCTGTTCACTTTACGCTCACCAAATATTCGCCGTCACCGAGGGCAGGTTAGTTTTCCTGGTGGAATGACAGATAAAACAGATAAAGACTTTATTCACACAGCAATTAGAGAAACTAAAGAAGAAATAGGAATTGCACCTAGTAAAATAACAGTTTGGGGAGAAATGAAACCATTACCAACAAGAGATGAGGGGGCCCTTGTTGTCCCAGTAGTTGCTCACATTGGTGAAATAAATCCAAGGGATTTGAAGATAAATCCACAAGAGGTGGAGCTGATTTTCACAAGAACTATACAGTCTCTTTGTGATCCAAAAAACTGGAGGGTCACTCAGATGCGTTTTAAGTATGGTTACACGGTACCTGTGTTTTTGGGAGGAGAACATCGTATATGGGGTTTGACTGCTGTTTGCCTACATACATTACTGTTATCATTAGTTCCAGAAGTATACAATTTTAATCTTCACCACCATGGAATGCTTAAAGTGTGA
- the LOC143238320 gene encoding mitochondrial coenzyme A diphosphatase NUDT8 isoform X1, whose protein sequence is MQTGIINLRNFLAWACYLNMCILNSVGMVYSHILRKGVHNNTRNIQFFLNYSRDIHPEIFSDERKTEFLHRLSKSPVIWGGKPSAVKNAAILVPLCTSNSIPSVLFTLRSPNIRRHRGQVSFPGGMTDKTDKDFIHTAIRETKEEIGIAPSKITVWGEMKPLPTRDEGALVVPVVAHIGEINPRDLKINPQEVELIFTRTIQSLCDPKNWRVTQMRFKYGYTVPVFLGGEHRIWGLTAVCLHTLLLSLVPEVYNFNLHHHGMLKV, encoded by the exons ATGCAAACAGGGATTATTAATTTGCGAAATTTTCTGGCGTGGGCATGCTATCTG aaTATGTGTATTCTTAATTCAGTAGGAATGGTGTACTCCCATATATTGAGGAAAGGTGTGCATAATAATACAAGGAATATTCAATTTTTCCTTAATTACTCCAGAGACATACATCCTGAAATATTTTCAGATGAAAGGAAAACTGAATTTTTACACAGATTATCCAAATCTCCAGTAATATGGGGAGGTAAACCTTCAGCAGTCAAAAATGCAGCCATACTTGTGCCTTTATGCACCTCAAATAGCATTCCCTCAGTCCTGTTCACTTTACGCTCACCAAATATTCGCCGTCACCGAGGGCAGGTTAGTTTTCCTGGTGGAATGACAGATAAAACAGATAAAGACTTTATTCACACAGCAATTAGAGAAACTAAAGAAGAAATAGGAATTGCACCTAGTAAAATAACAGTTTGGGGAGAAATGAAACCATTACCAACAAGAGATGAGGGGGCCCTTGTTGTCCCAGTAGTTGCTCACATTGGTGAAATAAATCCAAGGGATTTGAAGATAAATCCACAAGAGGTGGAGCTGATTTTCACAAGAACTATACAGTCTCTTTGTGATCCAAAAAACTGGAGGGTCACTCAGATGCGTTTTAAGTATGGTTACACGGTACCTGTGTTTTTGGGAGGAGAACATCGTATATGGGGTTTGACTGCTGTTTGCCTACATACATTACTGTTATCATTAGTTCCAGAAGTATACAATTTTAATCTTCACCACCATGGAATGCTTAAAGTGTGA
- the LOC143238320 gene encoding mitochondrial coenzyme A diphosphatase NUDT8 isoform X3 — protein MCILNSVGMVYSHILRKGVHNNTRNIQFFLNYSRDIHPEIFSDERKTEFLHRLSKSPVIWGGKPSAVKNAAILVPLCTSNSIPSVLFTLRSPNIRRHRGQVSFPGGMTDKTDKDFIHTAIRETKEEIGIAPSKITVWGEMKPLPTRDEGALVVPVVAHIGEINPRDLKINPQEVELIFTRTIQSLCDPKNWRVTQMRFKYGYTVPVFLGGEHRIWGLTAVCLHTLLLSLVPEVYNFNLHHHGMLKV, from the coding sequence ATGTGTATTCTTAATTCAGTAGGAATGGTGTACTCCCATATATTGAGGAAAGGTGTGCATAATAATACAAGGAATATTCAATTTTTCCTTAATTACTCCAGAGACATACATCCTGAAATATTTTCAGATGAAAGGAAAACTGAATTTTTACACAGATTATCCAAATCTCCAGTAATATGGGGAGGTAAACCTTCAGCAGTCAAAAATGCAGCCATACTTGTGCCTTTATGCACCTCAAATAGCATTCCCTCAGTCCTGTTCACTTTACGCTCACCAAATATTCGCCGTCACCGAGGGCAGGTTAGTTTTCCTGGTGGAATGACAGATAAAACAGATAAAGACTTTATTCACACAGCAATTAGAGAAACTAAAGAAGAAATAGGAATTGCACCTAGTAAAATAACAGTTTGGGGAGAAATGAAACCATTACCAACAAGAGATGAGGGGGCCCTTGTTGTCCCAGTAGTTGCTCACATTGGTGAAATAAATCCAAGGGATTTGAAGATAAATCCACAAGAGGTGGAGCTGATTTTCACAAGAACTATACAGTCTCTTTGTGATCCAAAAAACTGGAGGGTCACTCAGATGCGTTTTAAGTATGGTTACACGGTACCTGTGTTTTTGGGAGGAGAACATCGTATATGGGGTTTGACTGCTGTTTGCCTACATACATTACTGTTATCATTAGTTCCAGAAGTATACAATTTTAATCTTCACCACCATGGAATGCTTAAAGTGTGA